In Brachyhypopomus gauderio isolate BG-103 unplaced genomic scaffold, BGAUD_0.2 sc124, whole genome shotgun sequence, the following proteins share a genomic window:
- the LOC143498922 gene encoding transmembrane protein 132C isoform X2, whose protein sequence is MDVNVDTTGSGSISWMVEYPGIRVGSEEMETHILIVQKELAGVVPLAMDTEILNTAVLNGRTVAVPVKVVTVTVDGAITDVSDMVQCRSTDEDVVKVSDRCDYIYVNGKEMRGRVHMFVNFTYSYVTAQLELQVWIPRLPLQIDVSDTELSQIKGWRTPAAPSAQRSTRDSEDDDDEERRGRSCTLQYQRATVRVLTHFVAESADARGQLTYMLGSDWQLDITGLVWDFLKVEDPRIARLQDGRLLEGMDTGMTSIQVLSPLSDSILAERAVRVVEERVSITDLGLQLVSGLTLTLQLSTGSNRAISATATTQEVLHAPKQEALISAWLQFSDGSMAPLDLYDPEHFMLTVLSLDEEVVSVPQDPAGRWPVVVAEGEGQGLLVRVEMTICEACQKSKRRSVLAVGSCHIGVKFGHSESASRPAGTDYGDEENRGADRRQNPELPDRTGMDGHYYGSSISDIEEGVMRRITTTTKTTIIRRPGGNTLSDSGRQTPNLPIDFSDFPAQVDLPRGRNVYEDDLIQAPRGLTDLEIGMYALLGVFCLAILVFLINCISYTLKYRHKELSIEGQESMNHAHDWVWLGNEAELLESHVSLSPQTEEHLTIMDSSIGGLEEGSQLLNGGSSQKNIQGQVHRGADTSTVCTGKDSKGDSPTTRRKRVKFTTFTTIPVESVCAANDVLGEGPNEDIKWVCQDVELGDSKELRNYMERLNDVALTNAALDDVA, encoded by the exons GACACCGAGATCCTCAACACCGCCGTGCTCAACGGACGAACAGTTGCTGTGCCTGTGAAGGTCGTCACGGTGACGGTTGACGGGGCGATCACCGACGTGTCTGACATGGTTCAGTGCCGGAGTACAGACGAGGATGTGGTCAAG GTGTCAGACAGGTGTGACTATATCTATGTGAATGGTAAGGAGATGAGGGGCCGTGTGCACATGTTCGTCAACTTCACCTACAGCTACGTCACGGCTCAGCTGGAGTTGCAGGTGTGGATCCCGCGCCTGCCCCTGCAGATCGACGTGTCGGACACTGAGTTGAGCCAAATCAAAGGCTGGAGGACCCCTGCTGCTCCCAGTGCACAGAG ATCCACACGGGACAGTGAGGACGATGATGACGAAGAGCgaagggggcggagctgtaCCCTGCAGTACCAGAGGGCTACCGTGCGGGTGCTTACACATTTTGTGGCCGAGTCAGCTGATGCCCGAGGTCAGCTGACTTACATGCTGGGCTCTGATTGGCAGCTGGATATCACAGGGTTGGTCTGGGACTTCCTGAAAGTGGAGGATCCTCGAATCGCAAGGTTACAAGATGGCCGCCTCCTGGAAGGAATGGACACAGGCATGACCAGTATCCAG GTTCTGTCTCCACTGTCTGACTCCATCTTGGCGGAGCGGGCGGTGCGTGTTGTGGAAGAGCGGGTCAGCATCACAGATCTGGGCCTGCAGCTGGTCAGTGGCCTCACGCTCACCCTGCAGCTCAGCACAGGAAGTAACCGAGCCATCAGCGCCACGGCAACCACACAGGAAGTGCTCCATGCCCCCAAACAG GAGGCGCTGATCAGTGCTTGGCTGCAGTTCAGTGATGGTTCGATGGCACCTCTGGACCTGTACGACCCTGAGCATTTCATGCTGACGGTGCTGTCACTGGACGAGGAGGTGGTGTCGGTGCCCCAGGACCCGGCCGGGCGCTGGCCCGTCGTGGTGGCGGAGGGTGAGGGGCAGGGTCTGCTGGTGCGGGTGGAGATGACCATCTGCGAGGCGTGTCAGAAGTCCAAACGGCGCAGTGTTCTGGCCGTCGGGAGCTGCCACATCGGCGTGAAGTTCGGCCACAGCGAGAGTGCCTCCCGGCCCGCGGGGACTGACTACGGAGACGAAGAGAACCGTGGGGCCGACCGTCGCCAGAACCCCGAGCTCCCAGACAGAACCGGCATGGACGGTCACTACTACGGAAGCTCCATCTCGGATATCGAAGAGGGCGTGATGAGGagaatcaccaccaccaccaaaacaACGATCATCAGGAGACCGGGTGGGAATACCCTGTCGGACTCCGGCCGCCAGACGCCCAACCTCCCCATCGACTTCTCCGATTTTCCAGCTCAGGTGGACCTCCCTCGAGGCCGAAACGTATACGAGGACGACTTGATTCAGGCGCCCCGTGGGCTCACGGACCTCGAGATCGGCATGTACGCCTTGCTAGGCGTCTTCTGCTTGGCCATCCTGGTTTTCCTCATCAACTGCATCTCCTACACTCTCAAGTATCGCCACAAGGAGCTGTCAATCGAGGGTCAGGAGAGCATGAATCACGCACACGACTGGGTGTGGCTAGGAAACGAGGCGGAGCTTCTGGAGAGTCACGTGAGTCTGTCGCCTCAGACGGAAGAGCATCTCACCATCATGGACTCCAGCATAGGAGGCCTGGAAGAGGGCAGCCAGCTCCTGAACGGAGGATCTTCTCAGAAGAACATCCAGGGTCAGGTGCACAGAGGGGCCGACACCTCCACCGTCTGCACGGGGAAAGACAGCAAAGGCGACTCCCCAACAACCCGGAGGAAGCGGGTAAAGTTCACCACGTTCACTACGATCccagtggagagtgtgtgtgcggccAATGACGTGCTAGGGGAGGGGCCTAATGAGGATATAAAGTGGGTGTGTCAGGATGTTGAACTGGGCGACTCCAAAGAGCTGCGGAACTACATGGAGCGGCTAAACGACGTGGCTCTGACCAACGCGGCTTTAGACGACGTGGCGTAG